In Streptomyces sp. NBC_00433, a single genomic region encodes these proteins:
- the npdG gene encoding NADPH-dependent F420 reductase: MTNADDSRNAPTADAPAAPAKAPARDPWELPDVSGLVVGVLGGTGDQGRGLAYRLARAGQQVVIGSRNAERARSAAAELGLGVEGADNAECARRSDVVIVAVPWDGHAKTLESLRAELAGKLVVDCVNPLGFDKQGAYALTPDEGSAAQQAAALLPDSRVTAAFHHLSAVLLQNPEVEMIDTDVMVLGESRADTDLVQALAARIPGMRGVFAGRLRNAHQVESLVANLISVNRRYKAHAGLRLTDV; this comes from the coding sequence ATGACGAATGCTGACGACAGCAGGAACGCGCCGACCGCCGATGCCCCCGCCGCGCCGGCCAAGGCGCCGGCGAGGGATCCCTGGGAGCTGCCCGATGTGTCGGGCCTGGTGGTCGGGGTGCTCGGTGGGACCGGCGACCAGGGCCGCGGCCTGGCCTACCGGCTGGCCAGGGCCGGCCAGCAGGTGGTCATCGGCTCGCGCAACGCCGAGCGCGCCCGGAGCGCCGCCGCCGAACTGGGCCTCGGCGTCGAGGGCGCCGACAATGCGGAGTGCGCGCGGCGCAGCGACGTGGTGATCGTCGCGGTGCCGTGGGACGGCCACGCCAAGACCCTGGAGTCGCTCCGCGCGGAGCTGGCGGGCAAGCTCGTCGTGGACTGCGTCAACCCGCTCGGCTTCGACAAGCAGGGCGCGTACGCCCTCACGCCCGACGAGGGCAGCGCCGCCCAGCAGGCCGCCGCGCTGCTCCCCGACTCCCGGGTCACCGCCGCCTTCCACCACCTGTCGGCGGTGCTGCTGCAGAACCCGGAGGTCGAGATGATCGACACCGACGTGATGGTGCTCGGCGAGTCCCGCGCCGACACCGACCTGGTCCAGGCACTCGCCGCCCGCATCCCCGGCATGCGCGGCGTCTTCGCGGGCCGCCTGCGCAACGCGCACCAGGTCGAGTCGCTGGTGGCGAACCTGATCTCGGTCAACCGCCGTTACAAGGCCCACGCGGGCCTCCGCCTCACGGACGTCTGA
- a CDS encoding NADP-dependent oxidoreductase, translated as MDTTMHAVRGHRRGGPEVLAYETAPRPVPGEGEVLVEVRAASITAGELAWDATWTDSLAPGGKPRLPAIPAKEVAGVVVEGPGAGDEVFGLIPFTMDGAAAEFTVVPAGVLAPKPAGLGFGESAALTLAGLTAWQALVRHGGLAEGGRVLVHGAAGGVGSLAVQVAAALGAEVIGTAGADHLDFVRGLGAARALDYRAAPFEDQVRDVDVVLDTAGGDVQQRSWQVLRDSGVLVSIVSPPEPPAGAGPRGAFFVVEPDRAGLLELTRLVDANRLTVPVDQVIPLSGTAAAYTALEQRGRRGKIVLDVS; from the coding sequence GTGGACACCACCATGCACGCGGTACGCGGCCACCGCCGCGGCGGGCCCGAGGTACTGGCGTACGAGACCGCACCGCGCCCGGTGCCGGGCGAAGGCGAGGTGCTGGTCGAGGTGCGGGCCGCCTCGATCACCGCGGGCGAGCTGGCCTGGGACGCCACCTGGACCGACAGCCTGGCGCCGGGCGGCAAGCCGCGGCTGCCGGCGATCCCGGCGAAGGAGGTGGCGGGGGTCGTCGTCGAGGGTCCGGGCGCGGGCGACGAGGTCTTCGGGCTGATCCCCTTCACCATGGACGGCGCGGCCGCGGAATTCACCGTGGTGCCGGCCGGGGTGCTCGCGCCGAAGCCGGCCGGCCTCGGCTTCGGGGAGTCCGCCGCCCTGACGCTGGCCGGGCTGACCGCCTGGCAGGCCCTGGTGCGGCACGGCGGCCTGGCCGAGGGCGGGCGCGTGCTCGTCCACGGCGCCGCGGGCGGCGTCGGCTCGCTCGCCGTCCAGGTCGCGGCGGCCCTCGGCGCGGAGGTGATCGGCACGGCGGGCGCCGACCACCTGGACTTCGTCCGCGGCCTGGGCGCCGCACGGGCCCTCGACTACCGGGCGGCACCCTTCGAGGACCAGGTCCGCGACGTCGACGTGGTCCTCGACACCGCGGGCGGCGACGTCCAGCAGCGCTCGTGGCAGGTGCTGCGGGACAGCGGTGTGCTGGTGAGCATCGTCTCGCCGCCCGAGCCCCCGGCGGGCGCGGGCCCGCGCGGGGCCTTCTTCGTCGTGGAGCCCGACCGGGCCGGCCTCCTCGAACTGACCCGCCTGGTCGACGCGAACCGGCTGACGGTTCCCGTCGACCAGGTGATCCCGCTGTCGGGCACGGCCGCGGCGTACACCGCCCTGGAGCAGCGCGGCCGCCGCGGCAAGATCGTCCTCGACGTCTCCTGA
- a CDS encoding site-2 protease family protein gives MSVTPIRQARGSGERAVSPVFLGIAAVMAVSGWAVWNGFASDAGFAVFLFVVSGWVVSLCLHEYAHARTALHSGDISIGSKGYLTLNPLKYANAALSIALPVIFVIMGGIGLPGGAVFIERGRIRGRWRHSLISAAGPLMNVLFAALLMLPFTLGLIDSWPRTFLFALAFLAFLQVSAALLNLLPIPGLDGYGIWEPWLPYNFRRQVEPFAPFGLIATFGVLYIPAVNEKFFDGVYHVMGWFKVPDIAVEYGYWLFRFWKH, from the coding sequence ATGAGCGTCACGCCGATTCGTCAGGCCCGCGGCAGCGGGGAGCGGGCCGTCAGCCCCGTATTCCTCGGCATCGCGGCGGTCATGGCCGTGTCCGGGTGGGCGGTATGGAACGGCTTCGCCTCGGACGCCGGCTTCGCGGTCTTCCTCTTCGTCGTGTCCGGCTGGGTCGTCTCGCTGTGCCTGCACGAATACGCGCACGCCCGCACCGCGCTGCACAGCGGCGACATCAGCATCGGCAGCAAGGGCTACCTCACCCTCAACCCGCTCAAGTACGCCAACGCCGCGCTCTCCATCGCGCTGCCGGTGATCTTCGTGATCATGGGCGGCATCGGCCTGCCCGGCGGGGCGGTCTTCATCGAGCGGGGCCGTATCAGGGGCCGGTGGCGGCACAGCCTGATCTCGGCCGCGGGCCCGCTGATGAACGTGCTGTTCGCCGCGCTGCTGATGCTGCCCTTCACGCTGGGCCTCATCGACAGCTGGCCGCGTACCTTCCTCTTCGCGCTCGCCTTCCTGGCGTTCCTCCAGGTCAGCGCGGCCCTGCTGAACCTGCTGCCGATCCCGGGCCTGGACGGCTACGGCATCTGGGAGCCCTGGCTGCCGTACAACTTCCGCCGCCAGGTGGAACCCTTCGCGCCCTTCGGGCTGATCGCGACCTTCGGCGTGCTGTACATCCCGGCGGTCAACGAGAAGTTCTTCGACGGCGTCTACCACGTCATGGGCTGGTTCAAGGTGCCGGACATCGCCGTGGAGTACGGCTACTGGCTCTTCCGCTTCTGGAAGCACTGA
- a CDS encoding winged helix-turn-helix domain-containing protein produces MRYTILGTTQALRDDGEPVALAGGRLRALLTALALRPGRVVTADVLIDEVWDGEPPAGGTGALQALVGRLRKAIGHGAVGSVEGGYRLAAAHDDIDLYRFERLAAEGARALDDGDPVKAAGLLADALGLWRGPALADLPDRGTAAVRSEALRLDTRRLWLTAELELGRAAHVLPELAGLAADHPLDEPLHALHIRALRAAGRTADALAAYEVVRRSLADELGTDPSPQLRALHAELLNPRQEPPRSAAPAGRPGGREGRPGGNARTRLTSFVGREAEIAAVRADLSRARLVTITGPGGTGKTRLSQEAGDLVAGRWPDGVWYAELAPVSDPRTLPEAVISSLGLRDTQLHGGAAETAMAVESKVKDPLRRLTDHLAAREILLVLDNCEHVIDAAATLAAQLLADCPGLAVLATSREPLGVPGELVRPLDPLPEPTALRLLADRGAAARPGFSVEDDPVACAELCHRLDGLPLAIELAAARLRSLSPRGLADRLDDRFRLLTGGSRTLLPRQQTLRAVVDWSWDLLVPAERTLLRRLAVFRGGWTLEAVEAICTDPPQPRTAPAEGAVAVLAPADVAPLLASLVDKSLVLAELTAASERYRMLETISEYSAERLDESGERAAVERRHLAYFREFARTADPLLRRRGQLAWFERLEVEHENLRAALRRAVDAGAEEDALLLVLGCNWFWEVRNYVSERRFWPKEVAGLGPDPFADPAEPEPIERGPLEDPPPLSREQLIEARRWVRVIQMSANDDDTEWWTKPAMVGIGRSLIAGYPPELPQSARFPGILRAYGAFFTGDFGRLQSLVDGTVAACRRYGRDWELAFVLQLRAKINNDVAEHMADSIVDIGESRRIFERLGDEWGMAETLSAEAEAASSAGDWEHAAECCLKGIELARKIGSPQHVPVLTVRLGDALVNAGRVEEGMRKLQEGVDDATRTGTDQEGAGFFGRMLLAGALSHTGRPEEALELVEETMARGVAASGQPAFVIGMLKGLKGFLIGRLGEPEGGLALLHEGLTTLSSHPLAEVITPRLGILLAPGGIELLTLLAERGGPGAERRARRAATVMNAHDRLRPSVIPPGEKRELDDVRARLAVLLGEDGYAAGYAEGDGLDLRETVALIRDID; encoded by the coding sequence GTGCGATACACGATTCTCGGCACCACGCAGGCCCTGCGGGACGACGGGGAGCCGGTCGCCCTCGCGGGCGGGCGGCTCCGTGCGCTGCTGACGGCGCTCGCGCTGCGGCCCGGCCGGGTGGTGACCGCGGACGTGCTGATCGACGAGGTGTGGGACGGGGAGCCGCCGGCCGGCGGTACGGGTGCCTTGCAGGCGCTGGTCGGGCGGCTGCGGAAGGCCATCGGCCACGGCGCGGTCGGCTCGGTGGAGGGCGGCTACCGGCTGGCCGCCGCGCACGACGACATCGACCTCTACCGCTTCGAGCGGCTCGCCGCCGAGGGCGCTCGGGCGCTGGACGACGGGGACCCGGTGAAGGCGGCCGGGCTGCTGGCGGACGCGCTCGGGCTGTGGCGCGGCCCGGCGCTGGCCGACCTGCCGGACCGCGGCACCGCCGCCGTACGCAGCGAGGCGCTGCGGCTGGACACCCGGCGGCTGTGGCTGACCGCGGAGCTGGAACTGGGCCGTGCCGCCCACGTGCTGCCCGAGCTGGCGGGGCTGGCCGCCGACCACCCGCTGGACGAGCCGCTGCACGCGCTGCACATCAGGGCCCTGCGCGCGGCGGGCCGCACGGCCGACGCGCTGGCGGCCTACGAGGTGGTCCGCCGGTCCCTGGCCGACGAGCTGGGCACCGACCCGAGCCCGCAACTGCGGGCGCTGCACGCCGAATTGCTCAACCCCCGGCAGGAGCCGCCGCGTTCGGCCGCGCCGGCGGGGCGGCCGGGGGGCCGCGAGGGCAGGCCCGGCGGCAACGCCCGCACCAGGCTGACGAGTTTCGTCGGCCGGGAGGCCGAGATCGCCGCGGTGCGCGCCGACCTGTCCCGTGCCCGGCTGGTGACGATCACAGGACCGGGCGGCACCGGCAAGACCCGCCTCTCGCAGGAGGCCGGCGACCTGGTCGCCGGGCGCTGGCCGGACGGCGTCTGGTACGCCGAACTGGCCCCGGTCAGCGACCCGCGCACCCTCCCCGAGGCGGTGATCAGCTCACTCGGCCTGCGCGACACCCAGCTGCACGGCGGCGCCGCGGAGACGGCGATGGCAGTGGAGAGCAAGGTCAAGGACCCGCTGCGCCGCCTCACCGACCACCTCGCGGCCCGCGAGATCCTGCTGGTGCTGGACAACTGCGAGCATGTCATCGACGCGGCCGCGACGCTGGCGGCCCAGCTCCTCGCCGACTGCCCCGGTCTGGCGGTGCTGGCCACCAGCCGCGAACCGCTCGGTGTGCCGGGGGAGTTGGTACGCCCGCTGGACCCGCTGCCGGAACCGACCGCGCTGCGGCTGCTGGCCGACCGGGGCGCGGCCGCCCGGCCCGGCTTCTCGGTGGAGGACGACCCGGTCGCCTGCGCCGAGCTGTGCCACCGACTCGACGGGCTGCCGCTGGCCATCGAGCTGGCCGCGGCCCGGCTGCGCAGCCTGTCGCCGCGCGGGCTCGCCGACCGGCTCGACGACCGCTTCCGGCTGCTGACCGGCGGCAGCCGTACGCTGCTGCCCCGGCAGCAGACCCTGCGGGCCGTCGTGGACTGGTCCTGGGACCTGCTCGTCCCGGCCGAGCGCACCCTGCTGCGCCGCCTCGCGGTCTTCCGCGGCGGCTGGACGCTGGAGGCCGTCGAGGCGATCTGCACCGACCCGCCCCAGCCGCGTACCGCGCCCGCCGAGGGGGCCGTGGCCGTGCTGGCGCCCGCCGACGTCGCCCCGCTGCTCGCCTCCCTGGTCGACAAGTCGCTGGTCCTCGCCGAACTGACCGCGGCCAGCGAGCGCTACCGCATGCTGGAGACGATCTCCGAATACTCCGCGGAGCGGCTCGACGAGTCGGGCGAGCGGGCCGCGGTGGAGCGGCGGCACCTGGCCTACTTCCGCGAATTCGCCCGCACCGCGGACCCGTTGCTGCGCCGGAGGGGCCAACTGGCCTGGTTCGAGCGGCTGGAGGTCGAGCACGAGAATCTGCGGGCCGCGCTGCGCCGGGCGGTGGACGCCGGCGCCGAGGAGGACGCGCTGCTGCTGGTGCTGGGCTGCAACTGGTTCTGGGAGGTGCGCAACTACGTCTCGGAGCGCCGCTTCTGGCCCAAGGAGGTCGCGGGGCTCGGCCCCGACCCCTTCGCCGACCCCGCGGAGCCCGAGCCGATCGAGCGCGGGCCGCTGGAGGACCCGCCGCCGCTGAGCCGGGAGCAGCTGATCGAGGCCCGCCGCTGGGTGCGGGTCATCCAGATGTCGGCCAACGACGACGACACGGAGTGGTGGACGAAGCCGGCCATGGTCGGGATCGGCCGGTCGCTCATCGCCGGCTACCCGCCCGAGCTTCCGCAGTCGGCCCGCTTCCCCGGCATCCTGCGCGCCTACGGCGCCTTCTTCACCGGCGACTTCGGCCGGCTGCAGTCGCTCGTGGACGGGACGGTGGCCGCCTGCCGCCGCTACGGCAGGGACTGGGAGCTGGCCTTCGTGCTGCAACTGCGGGCGAAGATCAACAACGACGTGGCCGAGCACATGGCGGACTCGATCGTCGACATCGGCGAGAGCCGCCGGATCTTCGAACGGCTCGGCGACGAGTGGGGCATGGCCGAGACGCTGTCGGCGGAGGCCGAGGCCGCGAGCAGCGCGGGCGACTGGGAGCACGCCGCCGAGTGCTGCCTCAAGGGAATCGAGCTGGCCCGCAAGATCGGCTCCCCGCAGCATGTGCCCGTGCTCACCGTGCGGCTCGGCGACGCCCTGGTCAACGCCGGCCGGGTCGAGGAGGGCATGCGCAAGCTCCAGGAGGGCGTGGACGACGCCACCCGAACCGGCACCGACCAGGAAGGCGCCGGCTTCTTCGGCCGGATGCTGCTCGCCGGCGCGCTCAGCCACACCGGGCGGCCCGAGGAGGCGCTGGAGCTGGTCGAGGAGACGATGGCGCGGGGCGTCGCCGCCAGCGGCCAGCCCGCCTTCGTGATCGGCATGCTGAAGGGCCTGAAGGGCTTCCTGATCGGCAGGCTCGGCGAACCCGAGGGGGGCCTGGCCCTGCTGCACGAGGGCCTGACGACCCTGTCCTCGCACCCGCTGGCCGAGGTGATCACACCGCGCCTGGGCATCCTGCTCGCGCCCGGCGGGATCGAGCTGCTCACCCTGCTCGCCGAGCGGGGCGGCCCCGGCGCGGAGCGCAGGGCCCGCCGCGCCGCGACCGTCATGAACGCCCACGACCGGCTCCGCCCCTCGGTGATCCCGCCCGGCGAGAAGCGCGAACTGGACGACGTCAGAGCCCGATTGGCCGTGCTGCTCGGCGAGGACGGATACGCCGCCGGATATGCCGAGGGCGACGGCCTCGATCTGCGCGAGACCGTCGCCCTGATACGCGACATCGACTGA
- a CDS encoding ABC transporter permease, with protein sequence MTTATATLDRPVKAAATAEGRIGLRANLRHIGALARRNMLQIKQDPESMFDVLLMPVIFTLLFVYVFGGAVAGKGNQQEYVNYVVPGLMAMMGMNIAMAVGTGINDDFKKGVMDRFRTMPIARSSVLIAKIVVELGRMMIATVILLGVGFALGLTVHTDVLRLLGAVALSAVFGASLMWIFILLGLTMKTPQAVQGVAMLVLMPLQFGSSIFAKPTTMPGWLEGFTKVNPLSNLADAARAMINGGAVAHSVWITLAWSVGITAVTAPLAVARFRKKT encoded by the coding sequence ATGACCACGGCCACGGCCACACTGGACCGGCCGGTCAAGGCCGCCGCGACCGCCGAGGGCCGGATCGGCCTGCGGGCCAACCTGCGCCACATCGGCGCCCTCGCCCGGCGCAACATGCTGCAGATCAAGCAGGACCCGGAGTCGATGTTCGACGTCCTGCTGATGCCGGTGATCTTCACCCTGCTGTTCGTCTACGTCTTCGGCGGCGCGGTCGCCGGCAAGGGCAACCAGCAGGAGTACGTGAACTACGTGGTGCCCGGCCTGATGGCGATGATGGGCATGAACATCGCGATGGCGGTCGGCACCGGCATCAACGACGACTTCAAGAAGGGGGTCATGGACCGCTTCCGCACGATGCCCATCGCGCGCTCCTCGGTCCTGATCGCCAAGATCGTCGTCGAGCTGGGCCGCATGATGATCGCCACCGTGATCCTGCTGGGCGTGGGCTTCGCGCTCGGCCTGACGGTCCACACCGATGTGCTGCGCCTGCTCGGGGCCGTCGCCCTGTCCGCGGTCTTCGGCGCCTCGCTGATGTGGATCTTCATCCTGCTGGGCCTGACCATGAAGACGCCGCAGGCGGTTCAGGGGGTCGCCATGCTCGTGCTGATGCCGTTGCAGTTCGGCAGCTCGATCTTCGCCAAGCCCACCACGATGCCGGGCTGGCTGGAGGGCTTCACCAAGGTCAACCCGCTGTCCAACCTGGCGGACGCGGCCCGCGCCATGATCAACGGCGGCGCCGTCGCGCACTCGGTGTGGATCACGCTGGCCTGGTCGGTGGGCATCACCGCGGTGACCGCGCCGCTGGCGGTCGCGCGGTTCCGCAAGAAGACCTGA
- a CDS encoding ATP-binding cassette domain-containing protein: protein MTTRLDKEGAAVEVRGLVKHYGRTKALDGVDLDVRQGTVLGVLGPNGAGKTTLVRVLSTLVKPDAGSARVAGYDVLRQPRQLRRVIGLTGQYASVDEKLSGRENLYMIGRLLDLPSRQAKARADELLERFSLTEAAKRPAMQYSGGMRRRLDLAASMIGHPSVLYLDEPTTGLDPRTRNEVWEEVQRMVADGATVLLTTQYMEEAEQLASELTVIDRGRVVANGRVAELKAKVGGRTLQIVPSQPDQLGAMAEALDTAGIEGVAGVRTDRAAGAVNVPIANDAQLTAVVGLLAARGFGIAHIGTHLPSLDEVFLAITGRKATADAPADAAPLTKDAPAKDKEEVTV from the coding sequence ATGACGACGCGACTGGACAAAGAAGGCGCCGCCGTCGAGGTACGGGGGCTGGTCAAGCACTACGGCCGGACCAAGGCACTCGACGGGGTGGACCTCGACGTACGGCAGGGGACGGTGCTCGGTGTCCTCGGGCCCAACGGAGCCGGGAAGACCACGCTGGTGCGAGTGCTGTCCACACTGGTCAAGCCCGACGCGGGCTCGGCAAGGGTGGCGGGGTACGACGTGCTGCGCCAGCCCCGGCAGCTGCGCCGGGTGATCGGGCTCACCGGGCAGTACGCCTCGGTGGACGAGAAGCTGTCCGGCCGGGAGAACCTCTACATGATCGGGCGGCTGCTCGACCTGCCCAGCAGGCAGGCCAAGGCCCGCGCGGACGAGCTGCTGGAGCGGTTCTCGCTGACCGAGGCCGCCAAGCGGCCCGCGATGCAGTATTCGGGCGGCATGCGCCGCCGGCTCGACCTGGCGGCGAGCATGATCGGGCACCCGTCGGTGCTGTATCTGGACGAGCCGACGACCGGCCTGGACCCGCGGACCCGCAACGAGGTCTGGGAGGAGGTCCAGCGGATGGTCGCGGACGGTGCCACCGTGCTGCTCACCACGCAGTACATGGAGGAGGCCGAGCAGCTCGCCAGCGAGCTGACGGTGATCGACCGCGGCCGGGTGGTCGCGAACGGCAGGGTCGCGGAGCTGAAGGCGAAGGTCGGCGGCCGGACGCTGCAGATCGTCCCCTCGCAGCCGGACCAGCTCGGCGCGATGGCGGAGGCCCTCGACACGGCGGGCATCGAGGGCGTCGCCGGGGTGCGGACCGACCGCGCCGCGGGCGCGGTCAACGTGCCGATCGCCAACGACGCCCAGCTGACGGCAGTGGTGGGCCTGCTGGCCGCCCGCGGCTTCGGCATCGCCCACATCGGCACCCACCTGCCCAGCCTGGACGAGGTCTTCCTGGCGATCACCGGCAGGAAGGCCACGGCGGACGCCCCGGCGGACGCGGCCCCGCTCACGAAGGACGCCCCCGCGAAGGACAAGGAAGAGGTGACGGTATGA
- a CDS encoding zf-HC2 domain-containing protein, giving the protein MNPHMDVGAYLLGALDDEEMARFEAHLLDCELCGQELDELSGVVPVLDELRDDGLGFPEMPSGDAVLDRLLAEVSGERRAHRRRRLISVAAAAILVVGGPAVAVLATQDGGGSPAAVQSFGSDQHTASDPATGVSAVVGVTDKGWGSVVDLRLTGVEGPLTCSLIAFGANGKAQTVATWSVPAGGYGTDTRPAPLTVHGAAGLHASAITHFDVRTDTGALLVTVPT; this is encoded by the coding sequence ATGAACCCGCACATGGATGTGGGCGCCTACCTGCTCGGCGCGCTGGACGACGAGGAGATGGCGCGCTTCGAGGCGCACCTGCTGGACTGCGAGCTGTGCGGGCAGGAGCTCGACGAGCTCAGCGGGGTCGTACCGGTGCTCGACGAGCTGCGGGACGACGGGCTGGGCTTCCCGGAGATGCCCAGCGGTGACGCGGTGCTCGACCGGCTGCTCGCGGAGGTTTCGGGCGAGCGGCGCGCGCACCGGCGGCGGCGGCTGATCTCGGTCGCGGCGGCCGCGATCCTCGTCGTCGGCGGCCCGGCGGTCGCCGTGCTGGCCACCCAGGACGGCGGCGGCTCCCCCGCGGCGGTCCAGAGCTTCGGCTCCGACCAGCACACCGCCTCCGACCCGGCGACGGGCGTGTCCGCGGTCGTCGGGGTCACCGACAAGGGGTGGGGCAGCGTGGTCGACCTGCGCCTCACCGGCGTCGAGGGGCCGCTGACCTGCAGCCTCATCGCCTTCGGCGCCAACGGGAAGGCGCAGACGGTGGCCACCTGGTCCGTCCCGGCCGGCGGCTACGGCACGGACACCCGGCCCGCGCCCCTCACCGTGCACGGCGCCGCGGGGCTGCACGCCTCGGCGATCACGCACTTCGACGTCCGCACCGACACCGGCGCCCTGCTCGTCACCGTACCGACGTAG
- a CDS encoding sigma-70 family RNA polymerase sigma factor, whose protein sequence is MTFTTWGGALTGELDRAPRVGQDAPVDGPPLGPSEPAGSAPEEELMRALYREHAGALYAYVLRLVAGDRFLAEDVVQETLLRAWKSASRLDPAARSLRPWLVTVARRIVIDSHRSRQARPPETSPAALEQLPADDEMERSLRLMTISDALQDLSEAHREALVATYFRGRTVNEAAEELGLPPGTVRSRVFYALRALRNALEERGVTTS, encoded by the coding sequence ATGACCTTCACCACATGGGGCGGCGCCCTCACCGGCGAACTCGACCGGGCGCCCCGGGTAGGGCAGGATGCGCCCGTGGACGGACCACCCCTCGGACCTTCGGAGCCCGCAGGCTCGGCCCCGGAGGAGGAGCTGATGCGGGCGCTGTACCGCGAGCACGCGGGCGCGCTCTACGCCTACGTGCTCCGGCTCGTCGCGGGCGACCGCTTCCTGGCCGAGGACGTCGTGCAGGAGACGCTGCTGCGGGCGTGGAAGAGCGCCTCCCGGCTCGACCCGGCCGCCAGGTCGCTGCGGCCGTGGCTGGTCACGGTGGCCCGGCGCATAGTCATCGACTCCCATCGCAGCCGGCAGGCCCGCCCGCCGGAGACGTCGCCCGCGGCGCTGGAGCAGCTGCCGGCGGACGACGAGATGGAGCGCTCGCTGCGGCTGATGACGATCTCGGACGCGCTCCAGGACCTGTCCGAGGCGCACCGGGAGGCGCTGGTCGCCACGTACTTCCGCGGCCGTACGGTCAACGAGGCCGCCGAAGAGCTGGGGCTGCCGCCCGGGACCGTACGCTCCCGGGTGTTCTACGCGCTGCGCGCCCTGCGGAACGCACTGGAGGAGAGAGGTGTGACCACCTCATGA
- the panB gene encoding 3-methyl-2-oxobutanoate hydroxymethyltransferase yields the protein MTQLPAAQKTPAGGDNPKALYGGTATRRVTVRDLALAKERGERWPMLTAYDAMTASVFDEAGIPVLLVGDSMGNCHLGFDSTVPVTMDHMTMLAAAVVRGTSRALVVGDLTFGSYQEGPVQALRSATRLVKEAGVGAVKLEGGERSLPQTETIVQAGIPVMAHLGLTPQSVNTLGHRVQGRGEEAAQQLIRDAKAAQNAGAFAVVLELVPAEVAAEVTRSLHIPVIGIGAGPDTDAQVLVWTDMVGLTGGKVPRFTKQYLNLRQTLGDAARAYAEEVVGGAFPAEEHTFH from the coding sequence ATGACGCAACTTCCGGCTGCCCAGAAAACGCCTGCGGGCGGCGACAATCCCAAGGCGCTCTACGGGGGGACGGCGACCCGGCGGGTCACCGTGCGGGACCTGGCACTCGCCAAGGAGCGCGGGGAGCGGTGGCCCATGCTCACCGCCTACGACGCGATGACCGCGTCGGTCTTCGACGAGGCCGGGATCCCGGTGCTGCTGGTCGGGGACTCGATGGGGAACTGCCACCTCGGCTTCGACAGCACCGTGCCGGTCACGATGGACCACATGACGATGCTGGCCGCGGCCGTCGTGCGGGGTACGAGCCGTGCGCTGGTCGTCGGGGACCTGACCTTCGGGTCGTACCAGGAGGGGCCCGTGCAGGCGCTGCGGAGCGCCACCCGGCTGGTCAAGGAGGCCGGGGTCGGTGCGGTGAAGCTGGAGGGCGGCGAGCGGTCGCTCCCGCAGACCGAGACGATCGTGCAGGCCGGCATCCCGGTGATGGCGCACCTCGGGCTGACCCCCCAGTCGGTGAACACCCTCGGCCACCGGGTGCAGGGCCGCGGCGAGGAGGCGGCGCAGCAGCTGATCAGGGACGCGAAGGCGGCGCAGAATGCCGGCGCCTTCGCGGTGGTGCTCGAACTGGTGCCGGCCGAGGTCGCGGCCGAGGTCACCCGTTCGCTGCACATCCCGGTGATCGGGATCGGGGCGGGCCCCGACACCGACGCGCAGGTGCTGGTGTGGACCGACATGGTCGGGCTGACCGGCGGGAAGGTGCCGCGCTTCACCAAGCAGTACCTGAACCTGCGGCAGACCCTCGGTGACGCCGCCAGGGCGTATGCCGAGGAGGTCGTCGGCGGGGCCTTCCCGGCCGAGGAGCACACCTTCCACTAG
- a CDS encoding methyltransferase domain-containing protein, producing the protein MDWHGWHDFYDRTDSSLGRRLLVVQQHIRAALDACPAGPIGVVSVCAGQGRDLIEVLAGHPRAVDVTARLVELDPRNVAAARQAAAAAGLDGVEVIEDDAALTRLYAGAAPADLVLMCGVFGNIPDDDVRNTVDHCAALCRRGGTLVWTRHRKAPDLVPRICDWFEARGFERRFLSAPDAGFGVGVHHRTAPPRPLAADARMFTFVGYDTLAAAAAPGT; encoded by the coding sequence ATGGACTGGCATGGCTGGCACGACTTCTACGACCGTACGGACTCCTCCCTCGGGCGGCGGCTGCTCGTCGTCCAGCAGCACATCCGCGCGGCGCTCGACGCGTGTCCCGCGGGGCCGATCGGGGTCGTCAGCGTCTGCGCCGGGCAGGGCCGGGACCTGATCGAGGTGCTGGCCGGGCACCCGCGGGCGGTCGATGTGACCGCCCGGCTGGTCGAGTTGGACCCGCGCAACGTCGCCGCGGCCCGGCAGGCCGCGGCCGCCGCCGGGCTGGACGGCGTCGAGGTCATCGAGGACGACGCCGCGCTGACGCGCCTGTACGCGGGGGCCGCGCCGGCCGATCTGGTCCTGATGTGCGGGGTGTTCGGCAACATTCCGGACGACGACGTCCGCAACACGGTCGACCACTGCGCCGCGTTGTGCCGTCGGGGCGGCACCCTCGTGTGGACCAGGCACCGCAAGGCGCCGGATCTGGTGCCGCGGATCTGCGACTGGTTCGAAGCGCGCGGCTTCGAGCGGCGCTTCCTCTCCGCCCCTGACGCCGGCTTCGGCGTCGGCGTCCACCACCGCACGGCGCCCCCGCGCCCGCTGGCGGCGGACGCCCGGATGTTCACCTTCGTCGGCTACGACACCCTCGCCGCGGCCGCCGCCCCGGGCACGTAG